A single region of the Halobacterium wangiae genome encodes:
- a CDS encoding DUF7543 family protein, with protein sequence MEWEELDRENGREWEREDGYAVIRLRQTARGEWAVTFDRLEQAPEGSAYQRVTVGSEDAALSRVETFKQRSGPEADA encoded by the coding sequence ATGGAGTGGGAGGAACTCGACCGCGAGAACGGTCGCGAGTGGGAGCGCGAGGACGGCTACGCCGTGATTCGCCTGCGCCAGACTGCGCGCGGCGAGTGGGCTGTCACGTTCGACCGCCTCGAACAGGCGCCCGAAGGGTCGGCCTACCAGCGCGTCACCGTCGGTAGCGAGGACGCCGCGCTCTCCCGCGTCGAGACGTTCAAGCAGCGCTCCGGCCCGGAAGCCGACGCCTGA
- a CDS encoding DUF5788 family protein → MNEPQRRELLGEVRRSTGTIGEEMPEELDVQGTTIDVREFVFECKRLDAIPEGERDRIEDVKSKLRRERLERKQRLEREAITLEEGEELVESIHGLDRALTALDGLDEPDIGEQLRQKELEDARELLALLR, encoded by the coding sequence ATGAACGAACCGCAGCGACGGGAACTCCTCGGAGAGGTCCGGCGCTCGACGGGCACCATCGGCGAGGAGATGCCCGAGGAACTCGACGTACAGGGGACGACCATCGACGTCCGCGAGTTCGTCTTCGAGTGCAAGCGTCTAGACGCCATCCCGGAGGGCGAGCGCGACCGCATCGAGGACGTGAAGTCGAAGCTCCGTCGGGAACGCCTCGAACGCAAACAGCGCCTCGAACGGGAAGCCATCACGCTCGAGGAGGGGGAGGAACTCGTCGAGAGCATCCACGGGCTCGACCGGGCGCTCACCGCGCTCGACGGTCTGGACGAACCGGACATCGGCGAGCAACTCCGGCAGAAGGAACTCGAGGACGCCCGGGAACTGCTGGCGCTGCTGCGGTGA
- a CDS encoding cation:proton antiporter: MAVYEIVLVLVGLAIFGAVVLPRLLANKPMSFPLIYVAAGVVLFSLPLGVEIPDPVEHADLAERLSEFVVIIALMGAGLKLDRPFEWQSWSNTWRLLVVTMPLTIVAAALLGTSVLGTLLPTAILLGAIVAPTDPVLASDVQVTPPTEGLDEDADPTEQEGEVRFALTSEAGLNDGLAFPFTHLAIAAAAASGASSLGWIGEWFLVHVLYEITVGVVVGYLTGQVIARVIFRGPVTTQLGKVMEGAEALAATLLTYGIAELLHGYGFIAVFVAALVLRHYEWEHDYYMDLHDYAVMIERIVMAAVLVLFGGAIVGGLFAPLTWLHAVVGLTLVFVVRPVAGLVGLLGTSLSWGERFVVSSFGIRGIGSFYYLAFALNEATFEEIELLVAAEELWALIGFVVLTSVVVHGVTANAVMDWLDHGRDG; encoded by the coding sequence ATGGCCGTCTACGAGATTGTCCTGGTACTCGTCGGTCTCGCCATCTTCGGGGCGGTGGTCCTGCCGCGGTTGCTCGCGAACAAACCGATGTCGTTCCCGCTGATCTACGTCGCCGCGGGAGTGGTTCTCTTCTCGCTCCCCCTCGGTGTCGAGATCCCCGACCCGGTGGAGCACGCGGACCTCGCCGAGCGGCTCTCCGAGTTCGTCGTGATTATCGCGTTGATGGGCGCGGGCCTGAAACTCGACCGCCCGTTCGAGTGGCAGTCCTGGTCGAACACGTGGCGACTCCTCGTCGTTACGATGCCGCTCACCATCGTCGCTGCCGCACTCCTCGGGACGAGCGTCCTGGGCACGTTACTTCCGACGGCGATCCTCCTCGGCGCCATCGTCGCCCCCACGGACCCGGTGTTGGCCTCGGACGTGCAGGTCACCCCACCGACCGAGGGGCTCGACGAGGACGCCGATCCGACGGAGCAGGAGGGAGAAGTCCGGTTCGCACTGACCTCGGAAGCGGGGCTCAACGACGGCCTGGCGTTCCCCTTCACCCACTTAGCCATCGCGGCGGCCGCCGCGTCGGGGGCGTCGTCGCTCGGCTGGATTGGTGAGTGGTTCCTCGTCCACGTCCTCTACGAAATCACCGTCGGTGTCGTCGTCGGCTACCTCACCGGGCAGGTGATCGCGCGCGTCATCTTCCGCGGGCCCGTCACGACCCAGCTCGGGAAGGTCATGGAGGGCGCCGAGGCCCTGGCGGCGACGCTCCTCACCTACGGCATCGCCGAACTCCTCCACGGCTACGGGTTCATCGCGGTGTTCGTCGCCGCGCTGGTGCTGCGCCACTACGAGTGGGAGCACGACTACTACATGGATCTCCACGACTACGCCGTAATGATCGAACGCATCGTGATGGCGGCGGTGCTGGTGCTGTTCGGCGGGGCCATCGTCGGCGGGCTCTTCGCCCCGCTGACGTGGCTCCACGCAGTCGTCGGACTCACCCTGGTCTTCGTGGTTCGTCCGGTGGCCGGGCTGGTCGGCCTGCTCGGAACCTCGCTGTCCTGGGGCGAGCGGTTCGTCGTCTCCTCGTTCGGTATCCGCGGGATCGGTTCGTTCTACTACCTCGCGTTCGCCCTCAACGAGGCGACGTTCGAGGAGATCGAACTGCTCGTCGCCGCGGAGGAACTGTGGGCACTGATCGGGTTCGTCGTCCTGACGTCGGTCGTCGTCCACGGCGTCACGGCGAACGCAGTGATGGACTGGCTCGACCACGGTCGGGACGGTTGA
- a CDS encoding nucleoside triphosphate pyrophosphohydrolase — protein sequence MTREYDKLVRDRIPEVVREDDETPVTHRVDGEAYRDRLADKLLEEATEYAESRAVEELADVLEVVAAIREARDVSSEELEAIRAEKAAERGGFTDGVVLERVEE from the coding sequence GTGACCCGCGAGTACGACAAACTGGTACGCGACCGCATCCCCGAGGTGGTCCGCGAGGACGACGAGACGCCGGTCACGCACCGCGTGGACGGCGAAGCGTACCGCGACCGCCTCGCCGACAAACTGCTCGAGGAGGCCACCGAGTACGCCGAGAGCCGTGCGGTCGAGGAACTCGCAGACGTCCTCGAAGTGGTGGCGGCCATCCGCGAGGCCCGTGACGTGAGCAGCGAGGAACTCGAAGCGATCCGGGCGGAGAAGGCCGCCGAGCGGGGCGGCTTCACCGACGGCGTCGTCCTCGAACGCGTCGAGGAGTAG
- the bcp gene encoding thioredoxin-dependent thiol peroxidase has translation MLAEGDTAPGFELPNQDGETVALSDFEGQYTVVYFYPRADTPGCTTQACSFRDRWDDYADRDVTVLGISDDPVEDLADFQEKYDLPFDLLNDEDGEVATAYDSYGEKTIFGNEVVGTFRNTFVVGPDGDLVAVFEGVDPEEHADEVLAVVE, from the coding sequence ATGCTCGCAGAAGGCGACACGGCGCCCGGCTTCGAACTCCCGAACCAGGACGGCGAGACGGTGGCGCTCTCGGACTTCGAGGGCCAGTACACAGTCGTCTACTTCTACCCGCGGGCCGACACCCCCGGCTGTACGACGCAGGCGTGCAGTTTCCGGGACCGCTGGGACGACTACGCCGACCGCGACGTGACGGTACTCGGCATCAGCGACGACCCGGTCGAGGACCTCGCGGACTTCCAGGAGAAGTACGACCTCCCGTTCGACCTGCTGAACGACGAGGACGGCGAGGTGGCGACCGCCTACGACTCCTACGGCGAGAAGACCATCTTCGGGAACGAGGTCGTCGGGACGTTCCGGAACACGTTCGTCGTCGGCCCGGACGGCGACCTCGTCGCCGTCTTCGAGGGCGTCGACCCCGAGGAACACGCCGACGAAGTGCTCGCAGTCGTCGAGTAA
- a CDS encoding AzlD domain-containing protein produces MKLWLVILAAAAGTYVFRVSFVALFGRMDEVPPRVKRTLAFVPPAVLAALVAPELLLQDGALAVSLGNDRLLAGLVAAGVAWRTEDMLATVAVGMGVLYALSLVP; encoded by the coding sequence GTGAAACTCTGGCTGGTCATCCTCGCCGCGGCAGCCGGGACGTACGTGTTCCGCGTCTCGTTCGTCGCGCTGTTCGGTCGCATGGACGAGGTACCGCCACGCGTGAAGCGCACGCTCGCGTTCGTGCCCCCCGCGGTGCTGGCCGCGCTCGTGGCGCCGGAACTGCTCCTCCAGGACGGGGCGCTCGCGGTGTCTCTCGGGAACGACCGCCTGCTCGCCGGCCTGGTCGCCGCGGGCGTCGCGTGGCGCACCGAGGACATGCTCGCCACCGTCGCCGTCGGGATGGGCGTCCTGTACGCGCTCTCGCTGGTACCGTAA
- a CDS encoding AzlC family ABC transporter permease, whose product MTERADFLSGLRGALPALPANIPFGFVAGAAAVQAGFTDVQAVAMSALIFGGAAQLAAIDLLESGSPLVVVALTAVVVNMRYTMYSAAIAPYFRRFSERWRIVCCQFIVDTTFAIAVTEYERNEDTDRLAYYLGVSAAIYATYVGGTAVGVVAGNRLPDGFQLDFAVPLLFLALLVPSMTDEPTNVAAAVGGFVALVAVGVPMNLGIVLAALTGVLAGVVVDVTGVGQ is encoded by the coding sequence ATGACCGAGCGCGCGGACTTCCTGTCCGGACTGCGAGGTGCCCTGCCGGCACTCCCAGCGAACATCCCGTTCGGGTTCGTCGCGGGTGCGGCCGCCGTACAGGCCGGCTTCACGGACGTCCAGGCGGTAGCGATGTCCGCACTGATCTTCGGCGGCGCCGCCCAACTCGCGGCGATCGACCTCCTGGAGAGCGGGTCGCCCCTCGTCGTGGTCGCGCTCACGGCAGTCGTTGTGAACATGCGCTACACGATGTACAGCGCCGCCATCGCCCCTTACTTCCGGCGGTTCTCGGAGCGCTGGCGGATCGTCTGCTGTCAGTTCATCGTCGACACGACGTTCGCCATCGCCGTCACCGAGTACGAGCGGAACGAGGACACCGACCGGCTGGCGTACTACCTCGGCGTCTCCGCCGCCATCTACGCGACGTACGTCGGCGGCACCGCAGTGGGCGTGGTGGCCGGCAACCGCCTCCCCGACGGATTCCAGCTGGACTTCGCGGTCCCCCTCCTGTTCCTCGCGCTGCTCGTCCCGTCGATGACCGACGAACCGACGAACGTCGCGGCCGCCGTCGGCGGGTTCGTCGCGCTCGTCGCCGTGGGCGTGCCGATGAACCTCGGCATCGTGCTCGCCGCGCTAACCGGCGTCCTCGCGGGTGTCGTCGTCGACGTGACGGGGGTAGGCCAGTGA
- a CDS encoding helix-turn-helix domain-containing protein — protein sequence MSEVSTEAGTRLRLDLWHPDCWAIQATERHEGGILAHAVYDTPTRGESTVNGLFTAYGETEGEVETLIADIESSPLTDTVRELQTQFDTRRHRIAPGSVSREFFLEHDPGNMICPLLLEHGFVHTAPGKIEGGRENWDVRYLGERSDIETEIDEICERTGAEIDIARIGSVGGESRELQQVDRLTRSQREVYELAREKGYYEWPREVSTRELADQLDISKTTLLEHLRKAEAKLLDP from the coding sequence ATGAGTGAGGTGAGTACGGAGGCGGGCACGCGACTCCGGCTGGACCTGTGGCACCCGGACTGCTGGGCCATCCAGGCGACGGAGCGCCACGAGGGCGGGATACTGGCCCACGCCGTCTACGACACGCCGACGAGGGGGGAATCGACGGTCAACGGCCTGTTCACCGCCTACGGTGAGACGGAGGGAGAGGTGGAGACGCTCATCGCGGACATCGAGTCGTCGCCGCTGACGGATACGGTCCGCGAACTCCAGACGCAGTTCGACACGCGTCGCCACCGCATCGCCCCTGGGTCGGTCTCGCGGGAGTTCTTCCTCGAACACGACCCCGGCAACATGATCTGTCCGCTGTTGCTCGAACACGGCTTCGTGCACACGGCGCCCGGGAAGATCGAGGGGGGAAGGGAGAACTGGGACGTCAGATACCTCGGCGAACGGTCCGATATCGAGACGGAGATCGACGAGATCTGCGAGCGGACCGGCGCCGAGATCGACATCGCGCGAATCGGCTCGGTCGGCGGGGAGTCCCGGGAACTCCAGCAGGTCGACCGGCTCACGCGGAGTCAGCGAGAGGTGTACGAACTCGCCCGGGAGAAAGGCTACTACGAGTGGCCCCGGGAGGTCTCCACGCGGGAACTCGCCGACCAACTCGACATCTCGAAGACGACGCTGTTAGAGCACCTCCGGAAGGCAGAGGCGAAGCTCCTCGACCCGTGA
- a CDS encoding ABC transporter substrate-binding protein: protein MPEDSTVDRRTFLKVAGGGGLVATAGCIGLGGDDGGSGEIVLGQPAALTGDWDFLQPGVSQATDVAVQQINDAGGPLDREITVERRDTAVNPQEARSVTTQLIENDEAVALIGLFSSEINPLWDFLQEQETPIVTPWPGSSFLDTRGGDMGTPDDISDDEWVWRTVIGDTVHTAGAAFRALEQGHDTVGIINGTAEGARSWVDGFRTAYEDNGGTVAEQVEVNLGESSYQSALERLFSADFSAFAVSMPLESATTLLSDWSDGGYGGQPILSDPLSQNSLAEQVGSDLNGAWAASPGQAGPNFDSFKEVYEQGGDAELNGWTPPSWDAVNAIALAIHRGGEATPEAIQQNLGPVTRDGGTEVANFADGKEALDNGDEVNYQGAATPTNFTNFGNVIGPVVVSEAQDGEFTEAEIIPASDLSDFVAEDEY, encoded by the coding sequence ATGCCAGAGGATAGCACAGTCGATCGGCGGACGTTTCTGAAGGTTGCAGGCGGTGGCGGACTGGTCGCCACTGCAGGTTGTATCGGACTCGGGGGAGACGACGGCGGCAGTGGCGAGATCGTGCTCGGTCAGCCGGCCGCACTCACGGGGGACTGGGACTTCCTCCAGCCGGGCGTCTCGCAGGCGACCGACGTCGCCGTCCAGCAGATCAACGACGCGGGCGGCCCGCTCGACCGCGAGATCACGGTCGAGCGCCGGGACACGGCGGTCAACCCGCAGGAGGCTCGCTCGGTTACCACCCAGCTCATCGAGAACGACGAGGCGGTCGCGCTCATCGGCCTGTTCTCGAGCGAGATCAACCCGCTGTGGGACTTCCTCCAGGAGCAGGAGACGCCCATCGTCACGCCGTGGCCAGGGTCCTCGTTCCTCGACACACGTGGCGGCGACATGGGCACGCCGGACGACATCTCCGACGACGAGTGGGTGTGGCGGACCGTCATCGGCGACACCGTCCACACCGCCGGCGCTGCGTTCCGCGCCCTCGAGCAGGGCCACGACACGGTCGGCATCATCAACGGCACGGCGGAGGGCGCCCGTAGCTGGGTCGACGGCTTCCGCACCGCATACGAGGACAACGGCGGGACCGTCGCCGAACAGGTCGAGGTCAACCTCGGCGAGTCGAGCTACCAGTCGGCGCTCGAACGCCTGTTCAGCGCGGACTTCAGCGCCTTCGCGGTCAGCATGCCCCTGGAGAGTGCGACGACGCTCCTCTCGGACTGGTCGGACGGCGGCTACGGCGGGCAGCCGATCCTCTCGGACCCCCTCTCGCAGAACTCCCTCGCAGAACAGGTCGGCAGCGACCTGAACGGCGCGTGGGCGGCCAGTCCCGGCCAGGCCGGCCCCAACTTCGACAGCTTCAAAGAGGTCTACGAGCAGGGCGGCGACGCCGAACTCAACGGCTGGACGCCGCCGTCGTGGGACGCTGTCAACGCCATCGCGCTCGCCATCCACCGCGGTGGCGAGGCGACCCCGGAGGCCATCCAGCAGAACCTCGGCCCCGTCACGCGCGACGGTGGCACGGAAGTCGCCAACTTCGCGGACGGAAAGGAGGCCCTCGACAACGGCGACGAAGTCAACTACCAGGGCGCGGCGACCCCGACGAACTTCACGAACTTCGGGAACGTCATCGGGCCAGTCGTCGTCAGCGAAGCACAGGACGGCGAATTCACCGAGGCCGAGATCATCCCCGCTTCCGACCTCAGTGACTTCGTCGCCGAAGACGAGTACTGA
- a CDS encoding branched-chain amino acid ABC transporter permease: MGLAQNIIFGLVTGSYIAIAAIGFTLIYGIVNMINFAYGEYLTIGAFIGFLAAGVLPLPVAAAVAMIGGGIVSLALARLFFTPINDTGPVPMLLTSIGLGLVLRNVIRLWAGRGARYIDTQTTTFRTEGLPDLPVGSYDLLGDFFVTSEHLVVIGVTVGVFLILHGLLTRTDVGIAMRAMGDNESLARVRGIDTQFIRNSVWILAGVLAGLSGVLVGVQTNVSVTTGYAHILQILAAAILGGAGSPYGAVAGAYVIGLVIALSTAFLPSSMTGISSAMAFVILVAVLLVKPSGIAGTEVREA; this comes from the coding sequence ATGGGACTCGCCCAGAACATCATCTTCGGTCTCGTCACCGGTTCGTACATCGCGATCGCGGCGATCGGGTTCACGCTCATCTACGGCATCGTGAACATGATCAACTTCGCCTACGGCGAGTACCTCACGATCGGTGCGTTCATCGGCTTCCTCGCTGCGGGGGTACTCCCACTCCCCGTCGCGGCCGCCGTCGCGATGATCGGCGGCGGCATCGTCAGCCTCGCGCTCGCGCGGCTGTTCTTCACGCCAATCAACGACACCGGCCCGGTACCGATGCTACTGACGTCTATCGGTCTCGGACTCGTCCTGCGGAACGTCATCCGACTGTGGGCCGGCCGGGGCGCTCGCTACATCGACACGCAGACCACCACGTTCCGGACTGAGGGGCTTCCGGACCTCCCCGTCGGCTCCTACGACCTCCTCGGGGACTTCTTCGTGACGTCCGAACACCTCGTCGTCATCGGTGTCACGGTCGGTGTCTTCCTCATCCTGCACGGGCTGTTGACCCGGACCGACGTCGGCATCGCGATGCGTGCGATGGGCGACAACGAGTCGCTCGCCCGCGTCCGCGGCATCGACACCCAGTTCATCCGCAACAGCGTCTGGATTCTCGCGGGCGTGCTCGCCGGTCTCTCCGGCGTGCTCGTCGGCGTCCAGACGAACGTGAGCGTCACGACCGGCTACGCGCACATCCTCCAGATACTCGCCGCCGCGATTCTCGGCGGCGCGGGGAGCCCGTACGGTGCCGTCGCCGGTGCGTACGTCATCGGCCTGGTGATCGCGCTCTCGACGGCGTTCCTGCCGTCGAGCATGACGGGCATCTCATCGGCGATGGCGTTCGTCATCCTGGTCGCCGTGTTGCTGGTGAAACCGAGCGGTATCGCCGGGACGGAGGTGCGTGAGGCGTGA
- a CDS encoding branched-chain amino acid ABC transporter permease produces the protein MSVTDRLPGDIADRAGLIGLVLVVAAIAIAVSPLVVTVPSALLVFVEVGILFALYGILVLGLDLQYGHTGLVNFGHVLFFAVGGYTVAILAAEGSFSGTSLGYPWPLALVAGVIVAGVVGAIVGATSLRLRDDFLAIATLAAAEIFYSLTRNLQDLLGGTTGILSIPTPLAELAADYDTAMFVTLLGMLGAAALTFAALTRLTEAPYGRVLRAIRADELVTRSVGKSVFTYKMQAFVYGAALAGLAGGLFALYNGAVAPGFFTIQVTVTIWIGMLLGGASNHRAVLAGLAIIMGLRLFSRFANQSLPVSSGEFASIRLIAVGMILVLVIRYRPAGIWGNEKELGVDS, from the coding sequence GTGAGCGTCACCGACCGCCTCCCGGGCGACATCGCCGACCGCGCCGGCCTGATCGGGCTGGTCCTGGTCGTCGCCGCGATCGCGATCGCCGTCTCGCCGCTCGTCGTCACCGTCCCGAGTGCACTCCTGGTGTTCGTCGAGGTGGGGATCCTCTTCGCACTCTACGGCATCCTCGTGCTGGGGCTGGACCTCCAGTACGGTCACACAGGGCTCGTGAACTTCGGGCACGTCCTGTTCTTCGCCGTCGGCGGGTACACGGTCGCAATCCTCGCCGCCGAAGGGTCGTTCTCGGGGACCAGCCTCGGCTACCCCTGGCCGCTCGCACTCGTTGCCGGCGTCATCGTCGCCGGCGTCGTCGGTGCGATCGTCGGCGCGACCTCGCTCCGGCTGCGCGACGACTTCCTCGCCATCGCAACGCTCGCGGCTGCGGAGATATTCTACAGCCTGACCCGCAACCTCCAGGACCTCCTGGGCGGGACCACGGGCATCCTCAGCATCCCGACGCCGCTCGCGGAACTCGCCGCGGACTACGACACCGCGATGTTCGTGACGCTGCTGGGGATGCTGGGGGCCGCGGCGTTGACGTTCGCCGCACTCACGCGACTCACGGAGGCGCCGTACGGTCGCGTGCTCCGCGCGATCCGCGCCGACGAACTCGTCACGCGCTCGGTCGGCAAGTCCGTGTTCACGTACAAGATGCAGGCGTTCGTCTACGGCGCCGCCCTCGCCGGGCTGGCCGGCGGGCTGTTCGCGCTGTACAACGGCGCGGTCGCGCCGGGCTTCTTCACCATCCAGGTGACGGTGACGATCTGGATCGGGATGCTACTGGGCGGCGCCTCGAACCACCGCGCGGTGCTCGCCGGCCTCGCGATCATCATGGGGCTGCGGCTGTTCTCCCGGTTCGCGAACCAGTCGCTCCCGGTCTCCTCCGGGGAGTTCGCGTCCATCCGCCTCATCGCGGTCGGGATGATCCTCGTCCTCGTCATCCGCTACCGGCCCGCGGGCATCTGGGGTAACGAGAAGGAACTGGGGGTGGACTCGTGA
- a CDS encoding ABC transporter ATP-binding protein, whose translation MTLLDVDGLVKEFGGLRALDGVTMSVDSGELVGVMGPNGAGKSTFFNCVSGVVKPDRGTVVFEGEDVTGDQPEVLARNGLVRTFQHTRQLDTMTVRENVRLAALDQPGERTLPALLRSDEMQAVEDDVAKRADELIEAFELDHLRDEYASSLSGGQRKLLELARVLMLDPDLLLLDEPFAGVNPTLTNEIAERIEALNDEGMTVVVIEHELETLTALVDRLVVLEQGSVLIDGEPETVLSDERVIDAYLGE comes from the coding sequence GTGACGCTGCTCGACGTCGACGGACTCGTCAAGGAGTTCGGCGGACTCCGCGCACTCGACGGCGTCACCATGTCCGTCGACAGCGGCGAACTCGTCGGCGTGATGGGGCCGAACGGCGCCGGCAAGTCGACGTTCTTCAACTGCGTCAGCGGCGTCGTCAAGCCCGACCGCGGCACGGTCGTCTTCGAGGGCGAGGACGTCACCGGCGACCAGCCGGAGGTGCTCGCACGCAACGGGCTCGTTCGCACGTTCCAGCACACTCGCCAGCTCGACACGATGACCGTCCGTGAGAACGTCAGACTCGCGGCGCTCGACCAGCCGGGCGAGCGCACGCTCCCCGCGCTCCTCCGCAGCGACGAGATGCAGGCTGTCGAGGACGACGTGGCGAAGCGCGCCGACGAACTCATCGAGGCGTTCGAACTCGACCACCTCCGCGACGAGTACGCGAGCAGTCTCTCGGGCGGCCAGCGCAAGCTCCTCGAACTCGCACGCGTGCTGATGCTCGACCCCGACCTGCTGTTGCTCGACGAACCGTTCGCCGGTGTCAACCCGACGCTGACGAACGAAATCGCCGAGCGCATCGAGGCGCTCAACGACGAGGGGATGACGGTCGTCGTCATCGAACACGAACTGGAGACGCTGACCGCGCTCGTCGACCGCCTCGTCGTCCTCGAACAGGGGAGTGTGCTGATCGACGGCGAACCGGAGACTGTGCTGTCGGACGAACGCGTCATCGACGCCTACCTCGGAGAGTAA